In the Aneurinibacillus soli genome, one interval contains:
- the gyrA gene encoding DNA gyrase subunit A, protein MSEQQSNVIDININQEMRESFLEYAMSVIVSRALPDVRDGLKPVHRRILYAMNEMGVTPDKPYKKSARIVGDVIGKYHPHGDAAVYETMVRMAQDFSYRYPLVDGHGNFGSVDGDSAAAMRYTEARMSKIATELMRDINKDTIDFGPNYDGNEQEPLVMPARIPHLLVNGAAGIAVGMATNIPPHNLTEIINGVLLLIQNPECTIRDLMEYITGPDFPTGALIMGRSGIRRAFETGRGSIVIRAKAEVEEHGNKARIIVSEIPYQVNKARMIEKIAELVREKKLEGITDLRDESDRNGMRIVIELRRDVNPQVVLNNLYRHTAMQTSFGINMLALVNNEPRILNLKEMLYYYLEHQKEVIRRRTAYELRKAESRLHIVAGLLKAIDIVDDLVDRSGPIRSAADREEARSFLMADTFILNGRDVPLGFTLEQANAILEMRLQTLTGLSIDRLTDEFNELTALITELRAILGDEAKILSIIADELTEFRDKYGDERRTEISMDMNNIEDEDLIPQEEVVVTLTHRGYIKRLPVDTYRSQRRGGRGIQGMDTRENDFVQHLITTNSHHYLLFFTNKGKVYRLKAYEVPELGRTAKGIPIINLLQIEQDEHIQAVIPVKEFTDNHYLFFATKQGIVKKSDLTSFSNIRRIGLFAINLREDDELIGVRLTDGKQNIIIGTQNGMSILFSEKDVRTMGRAATGVKGIQLSAEDRVIDMDIADADADVLIVTSRGYGKRTPLDSYRFQTRGGKGIKTLQLTERNGVIVGLKVVDAKNDLMLITSAGIIIRLCIKDISSMGRNTQGVKLIRVGDQEEVATVAKVDVTEEDDMELAVCEEDQDQDQELESSMLDEEEIEE, encoded by the coding sequence ATGTCCGAACAACAATCAAATGTTATTGACATTAATATAAACCAGGAGATGCGTGAATCATTCCTGGAATATGCGATGAGCGTTATTGTCAGTCGTGCGCTTCCGGATGTGCGGGATGGTCTGAAGCCAGTACACCGCCGTATTCTGTATGCGATGAATGAGATGGGTGTGACACCGGATAAACCGTATAAGAAGTCTGCTCGTATCGTTGGAGATGTAATTGGTAAGTATCACCCGCACGGTGATGCAGCTGTTTATGAAACGATGGTGCGGATGGCTCAGGATTTCTCTTATCGGTATCCACTGGTAGATGGACACGGAAACTTTGGTTCCGTTGATGGTGATTCAGCAGCAGCTATGCGGTATACGGAAGCTCGGATGTCCAAAATTGCGACCGAACTCATGCGGGACATTAACAAAGATACGATTGATTTTGGTCCGAACTATGATGGAAATGAACAGGAACCGCTTGTGATGCCTGCGCGTATTCCACACCTGCTTGTAAACGGAGCAGCAGGAATTGCCGTAGGGATGGCAACGAATATTCCTCCTCATAACCTTACGGAAATCATTAATGGTGTATTGCTACTGATTCAAAATCCGGAGTGTACAATTCGGGATTTAATGGAGTACATTACAGGACCGGACTTTCCGACAGGGGCTCTTATTATGGGGCGCAGTGGAATTCGTCGAGCATTTGAGACGGGTCGCGGGTCGATTGTGATTCGGGCGAAAGCAGAGGTTGAGGAGCACGGAAATAAGGCACGAATTATCGTGTCAGAGATTCCGTATCAGGTAAATAAAGCGCGGATGATTGAGAAGATTGCGGAGCTTGTACGTGAGAAGAAGCTTGAAGGGATTACGGATCTGCGGGATGAATCGGATCGCAATGGTATGCGAATTGTCATTGAATTGCGACGTGACGTAAATCCGCAGGTTGTATTGAACAATTTATACCGTCATACGGCGATGCAAACAAGCTTTGGCATTAATATGCTGGCACTTGTGAATAATGAGCCACGCATTTTGAATTTAAAAGAGATGCTTTATTATTATTTGGAGCATCAGAAGGAAGTCATTCGCCGCCGTACAGCGTATGAACTGCGGAAAGCAGAAAGCCGTCTTCATATTGTCGCAGGTCTTCTGAAGGCGATTGATATTGTGGATGATCTCGTGGATAGAAGCGGCCCGATTCGTTCAGCTGCTGACCGCGAAGAGGCTCGCAGTTTCTTGATGGCCGATACATTTATCTTGAATGGTCGAGATGTGCCGCTTGGTTTTACGCTTGAACAGGCGAATGCTATTCTGGAAATGCGTCTTCAAACATTAACAGGCCTTTCGATTGATCGTCTAACGGATGAGTTCAATGAACTTACAGCATTAATTACGGAACTGCGTGCGATTTTAGGGGATGAAGCAAAAATTCTCTCTATTATTGCAGATGAGCTGACAGAATTTCGTGATAAGTACGGAGACGAACGTCGCACAGAAATTAGTATGGATATGAATAATATCGAAGATGAGGATTTGATCCCACAAGAAGAAGTGGTTGTCACATTGACTCATCGAGGATATATTAAGCGTTTGCCCGTAGATACTTATCGATCTCAGCGCCGCGGTGGTCGTGGAATTCAAGGCATGGACACAAGGGAAAATGACTTTGTTCAGCACTTGATTACGACAAATTCACACCACTACTTGCTATTCTTTACAAACAAAGGTAAGGTATATCGCTTAAAAGCATATGAGGTTCCAGAATTGGGGCGGACTGCTAAAGGGATTCCGATTATTAACTTGCTGCAAATTGAACAGGACGAGCATATTCAAGCTGTAATTCCGGTAAAAGAGTTTACGGATAATCACTATCTATTCTTTGCGACTAAGCAGGGGATCGTGAAGAAATCTGATCTGACATCGTTTAGCAACATTCGACGGATTGGATTGTTTGCAATTAATCTGCGTGAAGATGATGAGTTGATTGGTGTACGTCTGACAGATGGGAAGCAGAATATTATAATCGGAACACAGAATGGGATGTCTATTTTGTTCTCCGAAAAAGATGTGCGTACGATGGGGCGTGCGGCTACCGGTGTCAAAGGAATTCAGCTAAGTGCCGAAGATCGTGTAATTGATATGGATATTGCAGATGCGGATGCGGATGTATTAATTGTAACATCACGCGGCTATGGTAAAAGGACGCCACTTGATTCTTATCGGTTCCAAACACGAGGTGGTAAGGGGATCAAGACGTTACAACTTACTGAACGTAATGGTGTAATTGTTGGGTTAAAAGTTGTAGATGCCAAAAATGACTTGATGTTAATCACATCAGCAGGAATCATTATTCGACTTTGCATTAAAGACATTTCAAGCATGGGCCGCAATACGCAGGGAGTAAAGTTAATTCGTGTTGGGGATCAAGAAGAGGTAGCTACAGTAGCTAAAGTAGACGTTACTGAAGAGGATGATATGGAATTAGCTGTTTGTGAAGAAGATCAAGATCAAGATCAGGAATTAGAGTCTAGCATGCTAGATGAGGAAGAAATTGAAGAATAA
- the gyrB gene encoding DNA topoisomerase (ATP-hydrolyzing) subunit B, with translation MTTNGESNYGASQIQVLEGLEAVRKRPGMYIGSTSSRGLHHLVWEVVDNAIDEALAGYCDDIHVYVHEGNSVSVTDNGRGIPTEIHEKTGKSTVETVLTVLHAGGKFGGEGYKVSGGLHGVGVSVVNALSKSLTVEVKRSGKRYIQHYAQGGALDELKVIGDAEDKGTKVTFLPDPEIFTETTVYDYEILQKRLRELAFLNRGISITLHDERDEGREDTYHYEGGIQSFVEYLNKNREKLHEPPIFLEGEKDGLTVEIAIQYNDSFASNIYSYANNIHTHEGGTHESGFKSALTRIINDYARKQSILKDKDVNLTGDDVREGLTAIISVKIPEPQFEGQTKTKLGNSEARSITESLFAEEFSAYLNEHPQEAKRIVEKSLMAARAREAARKARELTRRKNALEFSSLPGKLADCSSRDAAISELYVVEGDSAGGSAKQGRDRKFQAILPLKGKILNVEKSRLDKILSNMEIRAIITALGTGIGEDFDIAKARYHKIIIMTDADVDGAHIRTLLLTFLFRYMRPLIEQGYVYIAQPPLYKFQQGKTIRYAYNDAQLNQIRKEAPDRPEPNVQRYKGLGEMNPEQLWETTMDPESRTLLRVALEDAMQADEIFEMLMGDKVEPRRDFIQENAKRVRNLDV, from the coding sequence ATGACAACGAACGGAGAAAGCAATTACGGTGCCAGTCAGATTCAGGTATTAGAGGGCCTCGAAGCGGTTCGCAAACGTCCGGGTATGTATATTGGTTCGACAAGTAGCCGTGGTCTGCACCATCTCGTATGGGAAGTTGTAGATAACGCCATTGACGAAGCTCTTGCTGGATACTGTGATGACATTCATGTATATGTTCATGAAGGTAATAGTGTTTCTGTGACGGATAATGGTCGGGGCATCCCGACTGAAATTCATGAAAAAACAGGCAAGTCTACGGTCGAAACCGTACTGACTGTTCTTCATGCAGGCGGTAAATTCGGTGGTGAAGGATACAAAGTTTCTGGTGGTTTGCACGGGGTTGGGGTATCAGTCGTAAATGCTCTTTCCAAGTCGTTGACTGTAGAAGTAAAGCGAAGTGGGAAGCGGTATATTCAGCATTATGCGCAGGGTGGAGCGCTCGATGAGCTGAAGGTGATTGGTGATGCAGAAGATAAAGGAACAAAAGTTACATTCCTGCCAGATCCAGAGATATTTACAGAGACAACGGTTTATGACTACGAAATTTTGCAGAAGCGTTTGCGGGAGCTAGCTTTCCTGAATCGCGGTATAAGCATTACGCTTCATGATGAACGGGATGAAGGCAGAGAAGACACGTACCATTATGAAGGCGGAATCCAGTCTTTTGTTGAATATCTTAATAAGAACCGTGAAAAATTACATGAGCCGCCGATTTTTCTTGAAGGTGAAAAGGACGGCCTTACTGTAGAGATTGCGATTCAATATAATGACTCATTCGCAAGCAATATTTACTCGTATGCCAATAATATTCATACACATGAAGGTGGCACGCATGAGTCTGGCTTTAAAAGTGCACTGACGCGTATTATTAATGACTATGCACGTAAGCAGAGTATACTTAAGGATAAAGATGTAAATCTGACCGGAGATGATGTACGAGAAGGGCTAACGGCTATTATCAGCGTGAAAATTCCGGAACCACAATTCGAAGGGCAAACGAAAACAAAGCTTGGCAACAGCGAAGCTCGCAGCATAACGGAGTCGCTGTTTGCAGAAGAATTCTCAGCGTACTTAAACGAACATCCCCAGGAAGCAAAACGGATTGTAGAAAAGTCGCTTATGGCAGCACGCGCCCGGGAAGCTGCCCGAAAAGCGCGTGAACTTACCCGTCGCAAGAATGCACTTGAATTCAGTTCCCTGCCGGGTAAGCTCGCTGATTGTTCTAGCCGTGATGCTGCGATTAGCGAACTGTATGTGGTCGAGGGTGACTCAGCTGGTGGATCGGCTAAGCAAGGGCGTGACCGCAAGTTCCAGGCGATTTTACCGTTGAAGGGTAAAATTTTGAACGTAGAAAAATCACGTCTCGACAAGATTCTGTCCAATATGGAGATCCGTGCGATTATTACGGCGCTTGGCACAGGGATTGGAGAGGATTTTGATATCGCAAAAGCGCGTTATCACAAGATTATTATTATGACGGATGCCGATGTTGATGGAGCACATATTCGAACGCTCCTGTTAACATTTCTGTTTCGCTATATGCGTCCTTTAATTGAACAAGGGTATGTGTATATTGCTCAGCCGCCGCTGTACAAATTCCAGCAGGGCAAAACGATTCGCTATGCGTACAATGACGCCCAGCTGAATCAAATTCGGAAAGAAGCTCCTGATCGCCCTGAGCCGAATGTTCAGCGCTATAAAGGTCTGGGGGAGATGAATCCGGAGCAGCTTTGGGAGACAACAATGGACCCGGAGAGCCGTACACTGCTGCGTGTGGCACTTGAAGATGCAATGCAGGCCGATGAGATCTTTGAGATGCTCATGGGTGACAAAGTAGAACCACGCCGTGATTTTATTCAGGAAAACGCAAAAAGAGTCCGCAATCTTGATGTGTAA